The window CTATAGCTAGCTTCTGTTTCATGTTTGTTTCAAGCATTCTTTCTCATTAGTTTTCATAGCTTTAATACCCAAAGCAACCTATCAATCAGCATAGCTTGATACATTAAACCTCTTAGTTGGTCTTGGAGCAGATAATTAGctaactaagaaaaaaaaagctgtGGAAATCAAAATTACAATTGCAAACGTAGATAATATTCCATTAGAAAAAGACTCAACAGCACTTAGCCCAACCTTATTAACTACAAGAAGAAGCATCTTTGTTGCCTCTATTAGCACCAAAGCATTTAAAACACCATATAAAGTTCACAACACTCTGCACAATCAAGGCGACCTTGAACCAGGGGTGATCCTATCTTTACCAAATCTAGACACACTCTTAGGAGTCGCAGCACCAGGACTCCCCCCACGGTAACTCGCACGAAGGCTCTCATCAACAGCAGAAGAAGACTTCCTTATCGCCCGCCTAAAAAACTTCTGAGCAGCAGGCGAAAGCATCCTCACATTCGGACTCGCACTTCCACTCCTATGAGGAGACGACGGCAACGGAGGCTTCTTAAACATACTGTTCGACCTCTCTCTCAGCCTCCTCGACGCGTCCCTCGACAAAGAATGCGCCCTCACGTCCCTCTGAGGCGCCAAGGGAATGTTGTAGTGAGGTCCATCAGCGCTACCGCCGATATCAAGAGGCGTATCCTCTGAATCTAACCGCATCGGCGTCCCTTCGATCTCCCCCCACGTTATAAAAGGCGACTCGTCAACACCAGGTGCAGGAGACGGCGTCTTGACAAAACTATACCCGTTACCCGCCTTCTTATCCGACTCCACGTAGAAAGGATGCGGAGTCTTCCTCAAATCATCAAGATCATACCTCTTGGAGGTGTCTCTATCCCTAACCTGCTGCATAGGTGAAGAGCCTGCGATGGGAGTGTAGAGAATCTCAACAGAACCATCTTCCCTCGGCCTGCAATCCATCGTCTTCCCTTGAAAACGTGTATTGGCCTTAACAATCTCCTTGGTCAGTCCCGCTAACCTCACAGCCCTCTCCTCTTGAGTCAACGGCCACTCGCCGCGGTCAGCTGGATGGTACATGAGAAGATTCTTCGCTGTGTACTTCCACCCATCTAAAGTACTCGGTGGTTGATAAGAAGTACCGTATCCATCTGTGATCCTGTCTCTCTTCACATCCTCAATCAAATCACCATCCTTCTCAAGGAGATAACCATacttctccttcttcctcttaTTAACCTTCTCCAAGATGTTTGAGAAGCTATCGTTATCCTCACTTGTATACCTCCTAAAGAACTCGTCTAACGACATATTAAACTCACCATCATTAGCAACTACTACTTCGACTTCTCTAGGGGTCTTAGAACCATCAAACTCATCTAAAGGAGTGAAACTTCTTAAGAAAGTAGATCCAGGGGTTTGAGTTTTGTTACCCACGGTGTCCCCACCCTGATGATTAGCTTTCTTCCCACGCCTCTCGATGATCTTTAACT is drawn from Brassica rapa cultivar Chiifu-401-42 chromosome A05, CAAS_Brap_v3.01, whole genome shotgun sequence and contains these coding sequences:
- the LOC103870634 gene encoding splicing factor ESS-2 homolog; translation: MHSSAIHHCVSLSEPEPIPKSLQFVGFFFFANSRFRFEMFLSPGRSPRHLSSPSPSSYSDDGLRISSSRIPPRNPRKRMRVLDEDAYVAAIEKIIERDYFPDISKLRDRLDWLQAVKTRDPVQIRDAQLKIIERRGKKANHQGGDTVGNKTQTPGSTFLRSFTPLDEFDGSKTPREVEVVVANDGEFNMSLDEFFRRYTSEDNDSFSNILEKVNKRKKEKYGYLLEKDGDLIEDVKRDRITDGYGTSYQPPSTLDGWKYTAKNLLMYHPADRGEWPLTQEERAVRLAGLTKEIVKANTRFQGKTMDCRPREDGSVEILYTPIAGSSPMQQVRDRDTSKRYDLDDLRKTPHPFYVESDKKAGNGYSFVKTPSPAPGVDESPFITWGEIEGTPMRLDSEDTPLDIGGSADGPHYNIPLAPQRDVRAHSLSRDASRRLRERSNSMFKKPPLPSSPHRSGSASPNVRMLSPAAQKFFRRAIRKSSSAVDESLRASYRGGSPGAATPKSVSRFGKDRITPGSRSP